The nucleotide sequence TATTCACGTTGGCTCATGTTCGTTAAACACGATCGTGGAGCAAAACAACAACcgcaactttattacgggatgatggatggggagtttcatcgccgggggcattgctggtggggatccgcggaatgaaataataagccccttcacaataaggatcgaagtgctgtggtgtccagaaaggtgaagagagcctggagggcagagcattggtgttctggacgtggccagggaccaagcgatTTTGCGAGAGAGAGgaggcgggagtctagctcgttgagggatgcaGAGAGTACGgtccgggaaggttggtagtgtgggcaatggagaagaacgTGCACGAGATCTTCCACAGCACCGCAGTGGgtgcagtggggagaggcagCTTGCCTCAAGCGGGAGCGCCAccgtgctgtgaaggccacgtcgaggagCATTCggtgaactaatgcggcatcttgacgagagatatgtgcaggcatgcggaaagcgagcgctggatcaactctgctcagcatggtgggtgggagaatgtcagcggttcGTTGGCGGGTAGCTAGAGGagccacgaggcgtcgaagtacggaccgaTGATCTCCTCTCAgaagtgcaatacgcgtccgtctccgagacgagagagctgcttcggcggtgctgtcagcctgttcattgccttcgacgccacaatgggctggaacccattgacCCGAGCCTGTGCCATTTTAaaccattaacacatccataaccaagggtgcggaggagcctcgtatgccagatttttgaattgcttgcagcgcagatgttgagtcagtgaaggCCAGGATTGTCGAGCTCCTATTACTATCAGCGCTTGTATTAACGGCCTCCGTCGACGTAGTTACCCATCACATGATTCTTCCGACATATCACGATTAATCGAATGCCTATCTTAGTTCGCAGATAGATAGATTTTGGGGGCTGACCTTAACTGGATTAAAGTAAGGATGTTCATTCAGGACTTCTTTCCTTCCCATACTTACTCCTTAGTAGAGTAGGAGCATCTTGATAATTGTAGTCACCGGCTCAGTCGCTTGAATGTCCTCTCAGAATATGTACGAGAGTGTTTGAGATATTCTGCAGGGTTAGTCAAGGAACCGTTGCACATTTTCATCGCATCATAAAAAATAGAAGACGCGGTTAACCTACCCCAAACTTTGAAGGCTGGGAGTTCCGTTGGAATTTTTTGTATGGACTAGGATCATATAGAAAGTAAATAAAAAATCAGCCCTCGTGAATTTGCAATTGTCTATCTCACACGAAcatcgccatttttttcttgtgtatgctTCACATTCACACCGCCTGACATAGGCGGCGCTGCATAATCCTCTTCTTCCATGCGTTGGCGCCACGTGTGTATGGTGAAGGGAACTTGAACCCCACACAGAAGAAAATGACGGCTTTTGaatgagataggccatagaaaatgcatagagtgagatCATGCTTGAgattcttttttattatttttttacagGACCATAACGCTAACAAACAATTCCAACGAAACTTACGGCGCTGCAGAGCTcactgaataaataaataaataaataaaacttcAGGCAAATGGCTACCTGTCTCCAAAGCTTGGGGTCGGCTAAACCCTGTCTATTTTTACTTTGCAGTCGAAATATGTAACCTTTGCTGAACTAACCCTGTAGACATACATATATCACTCAATGTAGAATAAGGAAACAAACACCTTCACCGTATCCAGCTGTACGCGCGCCTACAAACAGGGCAGTGTCATCGTCTCCAGCACAAATGGTAGCACCTGAGGGAGGCGGAATCACTTACCTTACTTCCACGCGACCATATTTTTCGTAATTACGCAGCATGGAGGATCCCTGTTTGTCTTCTCTACAGGTTGGTCGATGGCCAAGAAGCATTTTCGCATGTAGGCAACGTGCAACGTATTTTTTTCACGTTTTATtcatacatttatttatttatttattaaatatCCGTGAAAGGCCAAATGCGCATATGACCCGGTGGGCGTTACATAACCGAGTGGGTTATACAACAACAAGGAATACATgtaaaatacatacatacagaaATTTATACACACTTGGAAACTATTACAAAACAGTAAATGGATAAAAGATGGTAAACTAATTCAAGCCACTAGGACTGAAGGAAGTGATCATTTTAACAATATCCAATGAGAGTAATATAGATGACAAGTTGCATGTAAGTTACTAACTGGagacgatgataatgatgaagTCACCGACGATTCTGAGTAGGAACACTTAAATGATGTCAAATTGGCCCATTTTGACAGCATAGCGGAAGAAGATTTATCCCTATTGCCGACAGTATTCGTCAAGCGATGCAAACAAACATCGTTGTCTTGGACGTGTGGCACAAAGATGAAGCGCAGCGGGACCATCTTAACTGACGACAGGTGAATGGAGGTGTAGCAGCTTTTGGACCGGGTCTCTGTACTTTAGCCGATGAAATTGAGTATAGTCCTTAGAATAAGGAAGCAACAGCCTGACCACAGCCAAGTCTTGCTTTGACCGCTTCAAGCTACGCTTGCACGCGACTACGTGCAGAGCACTGTCACCGTTGCCATCAGGGATATTAGCGTCAGAGTGAGGAAGAATCATTTGCACTACTTCCACGTGACCGTGTTTTGCGCTAATACGAAGCAAGGTGGACCCTTGTTCGTCAACTGTAGAAGCCGATAAGTGGGGAAGTAGTCTAACAATATCAAAGCCACTTTCCGGGGAACAACGGTTCAGTGGCATACGTGCACTCGCATCACGGGCGCTGCTCGATGCGAGACGTAGGAGAAACCTCGCAATGTTGATATAGTCACACTGAGCACTGAAACGGAGGATCATCCTGTCTGTCGCTGCCACTGAGGAATTGAGAAGCAGGAGTTTTACAATGTCAACTTCGTCTCCCTCCAGAGCATAGTGCAGCGCGCTCTTTCCTGTTTTGTCAAGCTTATTGGCTGACGAGTGAGGAAACAGTAGTTTGATGGCATCCAAGTGCCCTTTGTCAGCGCACCGATGAAGTGCCGTTCTACCTTCTACGTCTGTTACATTAACGGGTGAATGAAGAATCAGTAGCTTCATGTCGTTTACGTAGTCCCTGTTGCTGTGGAATGCGGACGTGTAGGAAGCTGCAAGTAGAAGTGGCGTTTCACCAGCGTTATTTTTAGCGTACACATCCGAATAGGGAAGCAAGAGAGTTACCAAGCCCTTCCAGGAAATTGAGTCGAAAATTGTGTGTAAAACAGTGTTACCATCGTAATTACGAATGGTGACATCCACGTAAGGAAGAATCTCTTTCATTGCCTTGCTTTTCAGTGCCATAAACGAGGGTTTCCGAAGAAAAATCAAACATGGTTCTGTACCTGTACATAGCCAGGGGTTATACAGTAAATAATGTTTAATGCGCAAAGGTGTTTCGGCATACCCGGTATGTGCGCTTTTTGTTTCGGAATGAGGAACCAGGACAGCGACAGTGTCCAAATTACCATAAATCATACTCGCGAACAGAGGGCTGACAGAAGCTACACCGGACGAATCACGTTGAAAGTGAAACTGTAAGTATTTGCATACATCCCCAGATCCTACTGCTGCATGGGCGCGCAAGAGTGTGGAGCCACTGATGCTAACAGCTCCAATGTTCGAGTACGGTAACaaaattctgaacgtttcataGGAACTCGCGTCGAAAATAGGAGCATGTCTTGCATTGCATATGATGCTATCGACATCTACAAGTGCTCGTATCCCAGCAACCTGCCCATATCTCGCCTCCGGAGGATTCGTTGTAACCTGTTGTTTGTTTGCGCTCTTCAGAACGCAACGTGCTTTCAAAAGCCGATCCAGGAGCTCATGTAATTCCCGATCCATAACTTCACGTATCACCGAATCCAAAAAGTTTCTTTCGTTTGTAATGTTTTCAGTGGCGATGGGTAGTTGTTTTGCCCAGTTGATGCCTCTGTCACTGCATAGTTTGCAAAACACATTCAGTTTTTGCAGCGCGCGCATCCTGTCCGCGTACATCAAAGGCGTCATTCCAAGTCTATCTTCCCTTTGCAATTCCTCGGCCATTTTTTCATGCTGCACTAcacggccactctcatgctgagtttttgaaggtacgtgcttctgttttcctgtccgaggggtcatgacgcatacacgctgcttctcttccagtatttttcatctgtttcatgagtgtcggggcaaataaagggtacacggccactctcatgctgagtttttgaaggtacgtgcttctgttttcctgtccaaggggtcatgacgcatacacgcagcttctcttccagtatttttcatctgtttcatgagtgtcggggcaaataaagggtacacggccactctcatgctgagtttttgaaggtacgtgcttctgttttcctgtcctaggggtcatgacgcatacatgctgcttctcttccagtattttatcatctgtttcatgagtgtcggggcaaataaagggtgcacggccactctcatgctgagtttttcaaggtacgtgcttctgttttcctgtccgaggggtcatgacgcatacatggtgcttctcttccagtatttttcatctgtttcatgagtgtcggggcaaataaagggtacgcggccactctcatgctgagtttttGAAGGTATGTGCTTCTTTTTTCATGTCCGagggtcatgacgcatacatgctgcttctcttcaagtatttttcatctgtttcatgagtgttggggcaaataaagggtacacggccactctcatgctgagtttttgaaggtacgtgcttctTTTTTCATGTCCGagggtcatgacgcatacatgctgcttctcttccagtattttATCATATGTTTCATGAGTGTcggggcaaataaagggtacacggccactctcatgctgagtttttCAAGGTACGTGCTTCTTTTTTCATGTCCGagggtcatgacgcatacatgctgcttctcttccagtattttATCATTTGTTTCATGAGTGTcggggcaaataaagggtacacggccactctcatgctgagtttttCAAGGTACGTGCTTCTTTTTTCATGTCCGagggtcatgacgcatacatgctgcttctcttccagtattttatcatctgtttcatgagtgtcggggcaaataaagggtacgcggccactctcatgctgagtttttCAAGGTACGTGCTTCTTTTTTCATGTCCGagggtcatgacgcatacatgctgcttctcttccagtattttatcatctgtttcatgagtgtcggggcaaataaagggtacacggccactctcatgctgagtttttgaaggtacgtgcttctTTTTTCATGTCCGagggtcatgacgcatacatgctgcttctcttccagtattttatcatctgtttcatgagtgtcggggcaaataaagggtacacggccactctcatgctgagtttttgaaggtacgtgcttctTTTTTCATGTCCGagggtcatgacgcatacatgctgcttctcttccagtattttatcatctgtttcatgagtgtcggggcaaataaagggtacacggccactctcatgctgagtttttgaaggtacgtgcttcttttttcctgtccgagggtcatgacgcatacatgctgcttctcttccagtattttatcatctgtttcatgagtgtcggggcaaataaagggtacgcggccactctcatgctgagtttttCAAGGTACGTGCTTCTTGTTTCATGTCCGagggtcatgacgcatacatgctgcttctcttccagtattttatcatctgtttcatgagtgtcggggcaaataaagggtacacggccactctcatgctgagtttttgaaggtacgtgcttctTTTTTCATGTCCGagggtcatgacgcatacatgctgcttctcttccagtattttATCATATGTTTCATGAGTGTcggggcaaataaagggtacacggccactctcatgctgagtttttCAAGGTACGTGCTTCTTTTTTCATGTCCGAGGgtcatgacgcgtacatgctgcttctcttccagtattttatcatctgtttcatgagtgtcggggcaaataaagggtacacggccactctcatgctgagtttttCAAGGTACGTGCTTCTTTTTTCATGTCCGagggtcatgacgcatacatgctgcttctcttccagtattttatcatctgtttcatgagtgtcggggcaaataaagggtacgcggccactctcatgctgagtttttcaaggtacgtgcttcttttttcatgttcgagggtcatgacgcatacatgctgcttctcttccagtattttatcatctgtttcatgagtgtcggggcaaataaagggtacacggccactctcatgctgagtttttCAAGGTACGTGCTTCTTTTTTCATGTCCGagggtcatgacgcatacatgctgcttctcttccagtattttatcatctgtttcatgagtgtcggggcaaataaagggtacgcggccactctcatgctgaatttttcaaggtacgtgcttcttttttcatgttcgagggtcatgacgcatacatgctgcttctcttccagtatttttcatctgtttcatgagtgtcggggcaaataaagggtacaTGGCCACTCTCATGCTGAACCCCGTTGAACCTTTTCTTCGCTGGTGGTAGCGTATCTGAATGCAGGTAAGCATATATTAGTTTATTTTCATTAGCAGGGTCAAGGTTGGATTTGAATGTGATGTAATTGTCAAAACTGAAAGGATGGCGGCCAGCTGGTTCACGGTTTCTCCTGATGTAAGTGTCAGATGCGTCGTAGCAGGACTTCGCAAAAGAACAAGGAACTCGACATCAGACGCTCACCTCACTCATGTGTTCAAGCTTTAATTTAAAGCATGTTGCGCATTGCACAACTTCTGCTGTACTTTTGGCAGGTATCGTGGTATCTTCTGATGTTTTCGTGCCGCTGCATGTTCGGCGATGCTTGTAGCAGCGTTCCGTGCTATGTGCTTCTGAAACTCACTCGTTTTATGCCTTTCCAGATGCTACGTGCCTTCCTTTGTGATTCATGTTCAGGATTTTGAGGATTCCACCTGGTGAGCAATGCTGAACTTACGGATGATAGTGGACATTGTTTGTTCGCCATCTTTGCAAAAGTACACTGTAGGTTCTGATAGAGGAGTACCTCTGTGACAGGAAGGAGCTTTTTGAGTCACGTCCACTTCTACCAAAACACCACTACTTACTTCATTATCCCGTCTCATCCTTCAGTTTGGGCCCCTCATCAACATGTGGATAATGCGCTTTGAAAGCACACATTCTTACTTCGAGCACTGCATACACAAATGGAAAAACTTGAAATCTGTGTACAAGACACTTGCAAATCGACACCAACTGCTTCAAGCGTACTTGTTATCAGGGGAATTCTTCGAGCCTACGATTGCCGTCGTAGCTGCGGTACCACTTGACCTGTCACCATACTGCGCAGCTATTAAATGTCATGTCTTGTGGCATTGATGAAGCCAGTAAATGTGATCACTATGGAGGTCACATACAAAGGAACTTCGTACAGCGAAGGTTTGTTTGTGGCAGTCCGAGACACCTACCACCTTCCTTTTGGAAAAATGCTTCTTGTTATTGTGCGCTCGGACGCAGATGTCTTCTTTGTGCTAGAACTGAACAATGGGGCTTTCCAGCCGCAGCTGGGCATCTATATGCTAGAAGAGGCAGCAGCGCACTGCTGTGTAAATGTAGAATCACTGCTTAATTTCTATCCCCTGGCGTCATATGCACTATCTGGCAATACTTACGTTCCTGGGTGTTGTGTTGTCATCCTTTATCTTTATTAGGATTCAACTAGATTACATTTAGATTGCACTGTTACATCTTCTAAAGCCGCCGCCATTCTTTaagttcctctctctctctctaggaATGCTCCTCTCTTGGATTATGCAATAGGCTAGAGGCGCTAGTGGTTACTTCACAATACTACAACTCCCTTCCTTCTTTAATGTATGCTTTTCTAGCTATTCATAGCGAGGAGGAGCTTTAACGGTTCTTCCTGACCGTGTTACATAGCTGGTGCTCTTATTATTTTGGGACAACAGGCTGTCCTCCTCATTAGGGTGTAGGATGGGTTGACGACATACAGCAGGTTCCTGTGGGACTACAGTTTCGTCACACCACACATTAAAGTCCTGCTGGTCATCATCTTGTTGGCCCAAACCATTGCTGTCGCATTGTGCATGACGCAGATGTTTCACATTTCTTATCAATGTCTCCTGACCGTCGAGGCTTCTTAGACGAAAAGAGAATGTGCTTATTTCTTCTTCCACtctgtatttcttttttccgtCTGGATGGCGTTGTGTGGTACTTCGATGATATCATTGTGCATGGAACTAATGACGACGAGCTCACACAAAGGCTAAAGAATGTCTTTGCTCGTTTTCAAGAATATGGTGTGAAACTGAACAAAAGAAAATGCTTGTTTGAAGTACCCAGCGTAAACATCTTGGGACATGTTGTCTCAAAAGATGGCATTAAGCCAGACCCGCAGAAGATACAAGCCATAGTGGACGCTCCCCAGCCTAAGAATGTTGATGAGCTGAGATCGTTTCTGGGAACGTGCAACTTTGTGAGAAAATTTGTTCCTGGTTATGCTATGTTAGCCGAGCCACTGCATAACTTGACAAAGAAGTCAGTGCCGTGGGAGTGGACTGAAACCGTTGACCAGGCATTCGAACATTTGAAACTCAAGCTAGCAGAGCAACCTTGTTTGGCTTTCTACGACTTGGAGGCCGAAACTGAAGTAATCGCTGACGCGAGCCCTGTTGGAATAGGTGGAATCCTCATGCAACGTCAGAAGGATGGTTCTATGAAACCAATTGCATACGCCAGCAGGTCACTGACGGACACGGAAAGGAGGTATTCCCAAATTGAAAGAGAAGCCCTTGGATGTGTGTGGGCTATAGAGCATATTCTCTATCTCCTGGCTCACTGCCTCTTTCAGAGCATAAGGAATTCTTCTCAGACGCTGTGCAACGGGTGCAACTGTCTTGTCTACAGTAACCACATGGTGGTAGTTCGTTATGGTGCCAAGGCCTTGGAAAAGGTTCTCGTTGTATTGAACCAACTTTTTGAATAGGTTGCACCCTTGTACTTTCAGATGTGTGAACTGTGTGTGCCTTAACTGCTTGAACTGTGCTGGGTTTCAGCAAAATGCCCAGTTCAAATGAAGACTTGCTTCCGAACAAGAACTCTCCGCACTCCTTAATGACGTAAATCTTGTGGACTTCTGTCTTGCCTTTCCATGTTATACGAGACATGAAATATCCTGTGCATTGTAGAGGCTTCTCCTGTCCGTAGGCGTAAAACTTCATTTTTGTGTCGAACAGTTCTTTGTGGTTCTTGTACAACCGACGAAACAGTTTCTCTGCCATCAAGTTGTGCTTCGTTCCAGTATCTATGACGACCTTTACTGGCTTACTAAAAGAAGCCCTTGGATGTGTGTGGGCTATAGAGCATTTTCACATCTATCTGTGGGGACGATCGTTTATCCTAACTACAGATCACAAGCCCCTGATCTAGATGCTGAACTCTGAAAAAGCAGTGAACCTTCCACCAAGGGTACGTCGATTGAGTTGGCGACTTCTGCCGTACTCGTACAAGAAGACAGTTTCGTCAGCAGGATGGTTCTATGAAACCAATTGCATACGCCAGCAAGTCACTGACGGACACGGAAAGGAGGTATTCCCAAATTGCAAGAGAAGCCCTTGGATGTGTGTGGGCTATAGAGCATTTTCTTTGTCACTAGTTCACACATTCTGGCCAAATGTCCAATATCATTGCACTTATGGCATTTCAGTGACTTTGCACCACATTCATCGTCAGTATGATTTACTCCACCGCTGCGGTAGCAGTTAGCAGTTGTAGCTGCGGTAGCAGTTGTGGCtctgttctttcttcttcttgtgaCCGTTTTCGTACCGTTTCTTGTGCGTTTTGACGTGCTGCACCGGTGTTTCATGGGTCAGTGTCTTGCTGTCAACAACGGCTGTTTCATGGCGTTGGGCGATTTCAAGTGCACTCTTTAGAGTTAAATCTTCTGCAGTAAGGAGCCTGTCCTGAAGCGCCTTGGACGACCATTTCTCCACAAGTTGATCTCTTATCATTTCGTCTTCAAGCGAACCGAAATTACAAGATTTTGCCAGTTCTCGAAGTGCGTTTACAAATGCACTTACAGGCTCATCCGGTCGCTGTTCTCGGTTTCTAAACTTGTGTC is from Ornithodoros turicata isolate Travis chromosome 8, ASM3712646v1, whole genome shotgun sequence and encodes:
- the LOC135366349 gene encoding serine/threonine-protein phosphatase 6 regulatory ankyrin repeat subunit A-like, whose translation is MALKSKAMKEILPYVDVTIRNYDGNTVLHTIFDSISWKGLVTLLLPYSDVYAKNNAGETPLLLAASYTSAFHSNRDYVNDMKLLILHSPVNVTDVEGRTALHRCADKGHLDAIKLLFPHSSANKLDKTGKSALHYALEGDEVDIVKLLLLNSSVAATDRMILRFSAQCDYINIARFLLRLASSSARDASARMPLNRCSPESGFDIVRLLPHLSASTVDEQGSTLLRISAKHGHVEVVQMILPHSDANIPDGNGDSALHVVACKRSLKRSKQDLAVVRLLLPYSKDYTQFHRLKYRDPVQKLLHLHSPVVS